GGCGCCGGTCGCCAACCCGGCGCCGACAAGACGGCTCAATTTCACCCGGCTCACCCTACCCGGCGTCCGCCGGGACCGGTAATCGCGGAGGATTGCGCCGAAGGTCGTCCTCCCGGACGGGTAGTATGCTGCTGTATACACTGATGTTCCGGCCGTTGGAAGGCACTCCAGTCAACAAGAACCTCGCCCGCATCTACACCGTCAATGGCGCCTACTCGCTGGGGTTAGCGATAGCGGGCGTCATGCTCACCTTCATGGCATTGGAACGCGAGTTGCAACTTGGGTCGATCGCGCTGCTTAGCTCGTTATCGGCGGTCACCCAAATGGGCGCCAGGCTGCCGCTGGGCTGGGCATTGAGGTACATCACCGACAAGACCGTCATGTTGGCGGCTCTCGCCACTCTGGCGGCGTCCATGGCCGCGGCCCTCGCCTTGCCGGGGCTGGCCGGGCTCGCCGTGGCCCAGCTGCTCCAGGGCACGTCGCGGGCGGGCTTCTGGTCGGCCTCGCAAACCCATGTCATCAGGAGTTCGCCCAACCCCGTCAAGTCGCTTTCCCGGTCCACTTTCATCACGTCTTCCTGCTCCATAGCCGGCCCGTTCCTCGCGGGCTGGCTGGCGCAATTCAACGTGGCCCTCGCGGCCTGGGCAACCATAGGCGTGGCCCTGGCGGGACTCGCCGCGGCCGCGCTGCTGCGCCGGTTGCCTGTGTTTTCCCCGCCCGCGACCGGCGGCGATGGCAAAGTCCGCCACCGGCCGGGCGTGGTGGCCGCTTCGGCCGGTTCCCTGGTCGGGGGCGCATGGCATGTCACGCTGACCACCTTCGCCCCGGTGGTGCTGGCCGGGGCAGGCTGGACGGAGGCCCAGATCGGCGGCGCCGTCAGCGGCGCAAACGCCTCTCTGCTGATCGGCACCATCGCTTGCGCCCATCTGCGGAGCCAGCATTTCCTGGCCGGCCTCACCGGGGGCGCGTGCCTGAGCGCGCTCGGAATCGCGTGCCTGGGTTTGGCGGACCTGGCGCCGGGCGCGGCCGTCGCGGTGCTCATCGCCTCGGGCGCGGGAACCGGCTTCTTGTTGGCGCTCGGCCCGGCCATCGCCTCGGTCTCCGTCCACCCCGAGGAACGGGGGGCGGCGGTCGTGGTGACCGGCTCCTACCGGGCGGGAGCCCTCTTGGCGGTGCCGTTGGCCGTGTCAGGCGCCATAACGGTGCTCCCCGCGACCCTGACGCTGGGGATTCTGGGCGTTCTGGTGGGCCTCCCGTCTGTGTCGGTGGCCGCGAAGGCCTGGCTCCGAGCCCGCTGAGGGCCGGTCTCCCCGGCGCGGGCCGGGGCTCATTGGGTTCCGGCGTGCGTGTGGGCCACCCGCCACATGGCGATCCGCACGTCCCGCACCGCCAGCGCCTGCCGTTCCGCCGTGGCCGCCGCCGCGTCCGCGTCGCGCGCCTCGATCGCGCCCAGAATTTCTTCGAAGTACGTTTGGGTCTTGCCCCACTGGCCGTCTTGGCTGAGCGAAGAGCGCCCCCCGAACCGTCCGTGCTGCCGCCCGATCCGCTCCAGGATTTCCATCAGGGAACGGTTGTGGGCCGCCCGCCACAGCGCCAAAGCGAATTCGTGCGAAAGCGCGATGAGTTGCTGCACGTCCGCGTCCGGCGGCGTGGCCCGGGCGTCATCCGCCAAACCGTGCAAGACGGCCAGGTCCAGGTCGGTGCGCCGGCCTGCGGCCAAGCGGGCGTTGGCGGCCTCCAGGATGGCGTTCGTCTCATACATCTCGTAGATCTCGTCCTGCGTCGGGTCGGACACCCGCCAGACGCGATCCGCGTTCACAATCACGCGTTCCGACTCCAGACGCTGTATCGCCTCCCGCACCGGGGTGCGGCTGACACCGCAGTACTCGGCCAGTTGAGTCTCCGAAAGCGCTTGGCCGGGGGCGAAATCGCCGCTCGCGATGCCCCGGATGATCTGCTCGTACGCCGTCGCGCCCTGGCGCTGAACTGCTTTCACGATCATCTCCTCGGGCCTGGCCGGCGGTTGGCGGGAAGCGGGGCGGAGCGCCCGCACCAATGCTAATCTCTCCGGCTTGGACCCGTGTCCGGGCGTGTTCGCCTACGCCAGCGAACGGCATCGGGCAAAACGTTGGCCGATGCCGTTCGGTCCCGTCAGGCGGCCCGTCTCGCCAAACGCTCTATGTCCAGCAGGTAGACGCTGCGACCCTCAAGCCTGATCCAACTGCGGGCGATGAACTCCGCCAGGGCCTTGTTGACGGTCTCCCGCGAGGCCCCCACAAGGTGGGCCAACTCTTCCTGGGTCAGGCCGTGGGTGACGTGGACGCCCTCGGCGGTGTTCTCGCCGAAACGGTCCGCCAGGTCAAGCAACGCTTTCGCGACCCGGCCGGGGACGTCCGCGAAAATCAAATCGGTGACGGCCTCGTTGGTGCGGCGCAGGCGGTGCGCCAACTCTTGGAGCAGATGCTTGGACGCCGCCGGATTCTGGTCGAGCCATTCGCCAATGGCGGCGTGGCTCAACTCCAGCAGTTCGCTGTCCGTCACGGCGGTGGCCGTCGCCGTCCTGGGACCCGGGTCGAACAGAGTCAGTTCGCCTATGAACTCGCCTTTGCCGAGGACCGCGAGCAGATTCTCGCGGCCGTCCGGGGAGGTGCGGCCAAGTTTGATCATGCCGGACTGGATCAAGTACAGGCGGTCGCCCTCGTCCCCCTCCCAGAACAGCGCTTTGCCCCGCTCAAGGCGGCGGCCCACCATCACGTCCAGCAGGTGGCGGGCTTGCTCATGGTCAATCCCGGCGAACAGGCCGGAGGCGGAGATAATGCTCTCGGGATTGTCTTGACTGGCATTCATTGGGCACCTCATCTCAATGCGGCTGCGGGTGGCTGCCAACGACAGGCGATTCCGCAAGTCTAACCAACCGCGGCCCGGCCGCTGGAACGCCGCTCACCCAGTCAAAGAAGACGGCGCCTTTTTGGGGCCTGGAAACAGGGCAGCTCCGCTGCTTTGTCACTGTTCGGCGGAGGGGCAGAGGGCGGCGAGTTTGCAGTGGCCGCAGTCGGGGCGGCGGGCGTGGCAGACGCGGCGGCCCAGGTAGATGAGGCGGTTGCTGAGGTCGGTCCACTGCTCGGGTGGGAACAACTCGGCGATGTCGGCTTCGGCTTTGGCGGCGTCTTTGCTCTGGGTCCAGCCGAGGCGCCGGGCCAGCCGGCCCACGTGCGTGTCCACGGTGATGCCGGGAACGCCGAAGGCGTTTCCCAGGACCACGTTGGCGGTTTTGCGGCCCACGCCGGGCAGCGAGGTCAACTCCGCCAGCGTGGCGGGCACGGCTCCGCCGAACCGGCTGGTCAACGCCTCGCCGATTCCTTTCAGCGCCGCTGCCTTGGCCCTGTGCAGGCCGACCGGCCGGATGATGGCTTCGAGTTGGTCGAGTTCGGCGGCGGCGTAGGCGGCCGCGTCCGGATAGGCCGCGAACAGGGCGGGTGTGACCTGGTTGACCCGTTTGTCGGTGGACTGGGCGGACAGCACGGTGGCGACCAGCAGTTCCAGCGGCGAGCGGAAATCCAGTTCCGGGCGCGCCTCCGGGAAAAGCTCCGCCAGGACCTCGCCCGCCAACCGGGCCTGGCGCCGGGTGGCGATCCCGCCCGGCGGATTTGCGGCACTGGCGTTGGCGGCGCTCATGCCCCCAACCTTAAGGCACGGCGGCGGTCCGCCAGCGTGGCCCGTCAGCGCTCGCGTCCTGCTGCGCCTGCGGTCTGCGGCTGCGCCGGCCGGGGGGCTTCCTGCGTCTACGGCAGCAGCCGGTGTTCCGCCAGCCAGCCGAGGATCAATCCGCCGACCAATTCCCCGTCCTCCTCCATTGGCAAGTGGCCAACGCCGGTGAGCAACTCGAAACGGTAGTTCTGGCCGCCCAGGTCCCCCGCCCGCACCACCTGCCAGCGCAGCACCGGATCTAGGTCGGATTGAAGCTGCAGGACCGGAACCGGCGCGGGAACGCGAGCCGACCGCACGAACCGGGCGTGCGCGGCGTTCAGCAGCGGCCGGGT
The Bifidobacteriaceae bacterium DNA segment above includes these coding regions:
- a CDS encoding MFS transporter; amino-acid sequence: MLLYTLMFRPLEGTPVNKNLARIYTVNGAYSLGLAIAGVMLTFMALERELQLGSIALLSSLSAVTQMGARLPLGWALRYITDKTVMLAALATLAASMAAALALPGLAGLAVAQLLQGTSRAGFWSASQTHVIRSSPNPVKSLSRSTFITSSCSIAGPFLAGWLAQFNVALAAWATIGVALAGLAAAALLRRLPVFSPPATGGDGKVRHRPGVVAASAGSLVGGAWHVTLTTFAPVVLAGAGWTEAQIGGAVSGANASLLIGTIACAHLRSQHFLAGLTGGACLSALGIACLGLADLAPGAAVAVLIASGAGTGFLLALGPAIASVSVHPEERGAAVVVTGSYRAGALLAVPLAVSGAITVLPATLTLGILGVLVGLPSVSVAAKAWLRAR
- a CDS encoding GntR family transcriptional regulator, translated to MKAVQRQGATAYEQIIRGIASGDFAPGQALSETQLAEYCGVSRTPVREAIQRLESERVIVNADRVWRVSDPTQDEIYEMYETNAILEAANARLAAGRRTDLDLAVLHGLADDARATPPDADVQQLIALSHEFALALWRAAHNRSLMEILERIGRQHGRFGGRSSLSQDGQWGKTQTYFEEILGAIEARDADAAAATAERQALAVRDVRIAMWRVAHTHAGTQ
- a CDS encoding Crp/Fnr family transcriptional regulator, giving the protein MNASQDNPESIISASGLFAGIDHEQARHLLDVMVGRRLERGKALFWEGDEGDRLYLIQSGMIKLGRTSPDGRENLLAVLGKGEFIGELTLFDPGPRTATATAVTDSELLELSHAAIGEWLDQNPAASKHLLQELAHRLRRTNEAVTDLIFADVPGRVAKALLDLADRFGENTAEGVHVTHGLTQEELAHLVGASRETVNKALAEFIARSWIRLEGRSVYLLDIERLARRAA
- the nth gene encoding endonuclease III: MSAANASAANPPGGIATRRQARLAGEVLAELFPEARPELDFRSPLELLVATVLSAQSTDKRVNQVTPALFAAYPDAAAYAAAELDQLEAIIRPVGLHRAKAAALKGIGEALTSRFGGAVPATLAELTSLPGVGRKTANVVLGNAFGVPGITVDTHVGRLARRLGWTQSKDAAKAEADIAELFPPEQWTDLSNRLIYLGRRVCHARRPDCGHCKLAALCPSAEQ